The Montipora capricornis isolate CH-2021 chromosome 1, ASM3666992v2, whole genome shotgun sequence genome contains a region encoding:
- the LOC138050198 gene encoding caspase recruitment domain-containing protein 11-like isoform X1 produces MYNKGEPVEHPQSKDLERLVPNYHKMDDRHREILRQKGHIIRRDLEPDRVVRHLTTILSEEDIEEIKQLPVDSRLRKADRLLDMLPRRGPNAFKAFIEALRKVNQSFLADHLIDPGGSCSRCAELEEQLHFVTSDRDSIREKKQNLDKEILEMRKRNKGTSEAYNEEIRTVLKDVQIARKNLAHKSERVVEESKKQVQAIKDLQLENGKLKEMIKEKITKIGEITELLAKGQAALKNISEQLGET; encoded by the exons GAGAGACTGGTACCAAATTATCACAAGATGGATGACCGTCACCGTGAAATCTTGCGCCAGAAAGGCCACATTATCAGAAGAGACCTTGAACCCGACAGGGTGGTCCGACATTTGACCACCATTCTGAGCGAGGAGGACATCGAGGAAATTAAACAATTGCCAGTGGATTCAAGATTGAGAAAGGCTGACAGACTGTTGGATATGTTACCTAGGAGAGGGCCAAATGCTTTTAAAGCATTTATAGAGGCATTACGAAAAGTGAACCAGTCCTTTCTAGCTGATCATTTAATTGACCCAG GTGGGTCTTGTTCTCGCTGCGCGGAACTGGAAGAACAGCTTCACTTCGTAACAAGTGACAGGGATTCAATcagagaaaagaaacaaaatttggataaggaaattctggaaatgagaaaaagaaataaaggcACGAGTGAAGCTTATAATGAAGAAATACGAACAGTACTGAAAGATGTTCAAATCGCGAGGAAAAATCTCGCACACAAGTCTGAGCGGGTTGTAGAAGAGAGTAAGAAACAAGTCCAGGCGATAAAAGATCTCCAACTGGAAAACGGAAAGTTAAAGGAGAtgataaaagagaaaataaccAAAATCGGTGAGATCACCGAACTGCTAGCAAAAGGACAAGCGGCATTAAAGAATATATCAGAACAGTTGGGGGAAACATAG
- the LOC138050198 gene encoding uncharacterized protein PF3D7_1120000-like isoform X2, translating to MDDRHREILRQKGHIIRRDLEPDRVVRHLTTILSEEDIEEIKQLPVDSRLRKADRLLDMLPRRGPNAFKAFIEALRKVNQSFLADHLIDPGGSCSRCAELEEQLHFVTSDRDSIREKKQNLDKEILEMRKRNKGTSEAYNEEIRTVLKDVQIARKNLAHKSERVVEESKKQVQAIKDLQLENGKLKEMIKEKITKIGEITELLAKGQAALKNISEQLGET from the exons ATGGATGACCGTCACCGTGAAATCTTGCGCCAGAAAGGCCACATTATCAGAAGAGACCTTGAACCCGACAGGGTGGTCCGACATTTGACCACCATTCTGAGCGAGGAGGACATCGAGGAAATTAAACAATTGCCAGTGGATTCAAGATTGAGAAAGGCTGACAGACTGTTGGATATGTTACCTAGGAGAGGGCCAAATGCTTTTAAAGCATTTATAGAGGCATTACGAAAAGTGAACCAGTCCTTTCTAGCTGATCATTTAATTGACCCAG GTGGGTCTTGTTCTCGCTGCGCGGAACTGGAAGAACAGCTTCACTTCGTAACAAGTGACAGGGATTCAATcagagaaaagaaacaaaatttggataaggaaattctggaaatgagaaaaagaaataaaggcACGAGTGAAGCTTATAATGAAGAAATACGAACAGTACTGAAAGATGTTCAAATCGCGAGGAAAAATCTCGCACACAAGTCTGAGCGGGTTGTAGAAGAGAGTAAGAAACAAGTCCAGGCGATAAAAGATCTCCAACTGGAAAACGGAAAGTTAAAGGAGAtgataaaagagaaaataaccAAAATCGGTGAGATCACCGAACTGCTAGCAAAAGGACAAGCGGCATTAAAGAATATATCAGAACAGTTGGGGGAAACATAG